Within the Mycobacterium gordonae genome, the region GACAGTATAGAAACCTGGATTATGATACTCCGCAATGGGGCTGCTAGTTCTTACGTTCGAATATTACCAGACGATCACAATAAAAGATAAAAATGCAGAATACTCGACAGCGATTCGACGTCAACCCTGGACTGCGGGGTACATAGCGAAGCGACGTCCTGCGGCGATGGTCGGAGATCGGCGTGAAGCTGTCGTGTCGGTGAGCTGAGGTGGGCCCTCGGCGGGTGACGATTCGGGTTCCTACACCAAGCTGCGCCACACCACCGAGGTGCCCGTTATCGAAGGTTACTGCCTGCCCACCTTCTGTTGTTGCCGACACGATCATGCGGACCATCGAGTTAGGGGTGACGATCACCGACGCCGCCGCTAACGATGCGCAGACGAAATCGGCGAGTCAAAGTCGTCAAATCTGACGATGGAGCTCCAGCAAGGCGCGGACATTAGTGCCCTGGTGCCCGCGACGGCATAACGTGAGATATCACCCGTCGGGTGGTGTATGAGGAGACCCATGCGGATGCCAAGAGCGGTCGCAAAATTCAATAGTCGACTGACCAATCCAGCGGCCCGGTCGATCACGCCGTGGCTTCCGGGCCTGGGGACACTCGAACACGTCGGACGCAAATCAGGCAGGCGTTATCGGACGCCGTTGTTGGTATTTCCCACCCGGGACGGCTTCGTCGTTCTCATCGGTTACGGGCTGAAGTCGGACTGGTTGAAGAACGTGTTGGCCGGTAGGCGGGCGGTGCTGCACAAGCGCGGCAAGAGTATGGCGCTGACCGATCCGCGCGTCCTGACGAAGGCCGAGGCCGCAACGCTCGTCTCAGGGCCCTCGGGTGTGTTCTACGGGTTGTTTCCCTACAACGAGGCGGCGCTGGTGTTGACCAAAGCTGATGCTATGCAGTGATTTTGGTCGGTGAAGCCGGAGTTCTTTGTCCAAGGAATGCTCTTCGAGCTTCGCAGCTGGAAGGCCGGTCCAAACCGGGCCCGGCTGTCGAAGCCAGTGCACGAAGTCGAACTCCATGGGAAGTGTTGTCGGGCCTGACAGTTCGGTGATCGGCTTCCACGGCGCTCGACCGGTGCGACGCACATTCGTTGGCATGGCGGTGATCAGCCGAAGCGCCTCTTCCAGCGCGACGCGAGCGAGGTGTCACCCCTGGGCAGGAGAGTAGCCGTCCTTGGCTCAGCTACTCGTCGGCCGGCGAAAATGATCTCCTACCGGCCCCGGCTCTTCTAGCTCACTTTGCGGGCCAGCTCGACGGCGAACTGATTGACGAAGGTGCCCGCAGGAGGGTCTCCTTTGCCGCACGTACCGTCGGATTCGCCGGGACGTTTCACCCACAGGTAGGCGTCGGCGTGCGCGCCCGCGGTGGCGGTGGTGGGCGCGACTCCGAGTGCTCGGCCACCGGGGTTGCACCAATTTGCGTCCGGGTCAGATGCCGGACCTACGCCATTGCGCGACGTGTCGACCACATAGTGCGAACCATTGGTGAGTCCCGAAATGGCCTCGCCGTAGCCGATTTCGTCCTCGGTGGTATAGAAATTCGCAGTATTGAGGCTAAAACCTCGCGCTCGCGCAACGCCTGCCTGGTTGAGCCTGGCGGCCATGTCCTCGGCGCTGTGCCAACGCAGGTGCCCGGCGTCGACGTACACCGTCGCCGCCGGATCGCGGGTCAGGGCCTCGACGGCGTAGCGGATCAAGTCGTAGCGTTCCTGGCGCTGGTCGCCC harbors:
- a CDS encoding nitroreductase family deazaflavin-dependent oxidoreductase is translated as MRMPRAVAKFNSRLTNPAARSITPWLPGLGTLEHVGRKSGRRYRTPLLVFPTRDGFVVLIGYGLKSDWLKNVLAGRRAVLHKRGKSMALTDPRVLTKAEAATLVSGPSGVFYGLFPYNEAALVLTKADAMQ